In Cryptomeria japonica chromosome 5, Sugi_1.0, whole genome shotgun sequence, the genomic window TTTAGTTTGTCCATAGTTTTGGATGTACATATAATTAAAAGCAGACATAAATTATCCTCTACTTTCTATTTGACTAAATATAAACGTGAAAATATAGTTAATTTCCCATTTCCCTTATcatgttgtattttatttttttgaagacgCAAGCAAGAACAATTTTAGTTTCGTTTATTACAAATTCAATTCAATTCTTGGTCTGGTTAGTATATAATTAACTCATTGCATAGTGCAATATAATTTAGTACTATTCTCTTTATACTTTGATATACAAGTGGACTATGTTTTAGTAATATGTCATTATGAACAAAAGTGTTAAAAAATTCAATTGTAAGTTCTCCAAATTATATCAACAATTAAATTGTGGATAAGAATTGAAATTACATGATGTTTTGTCAAGATTCAATTACAATATCTcttacaatttagaaatacaaaatattaatttaaaataataatgctacaataacatattattatattaatatttaataattccaAAAAGTTATTTCATATACGAATCATGCTCTAACCATATGTCAAAATATACATGTTAAAATATACCTATGTTTTATTTTTTGTAGCCTATCCACGTATCCGTTGAACCTCTGATAGATACATACCGGTATAGTGAAATTTGAAAGAAACTCTGTTCTAGGTGATACGCAGGGCCATGCACTCAGGTAAAGACGTGCATCTACAGTGGCAAACTCAACTTTTAAAAGTCTTCCACGGCATCATTTTCAGGATTTATCTCTGCCTTCGTGAtgcatttttcttccttctccgTTTGGGAAGATTGGGACTGACGATGATCCTGTTTTTTCTTAATTTTGGCATCGAGAGCACTAACCACATTGGTCATTGCTTCGTCAGGAGTGTCCACTTTACTCATCAGAATTTCTATAATTTCAGCGGGAGTCATCTCGGCCCCGGAAGCGATCTTCTCCTCCACCAAAGGATAAAGTTCGTGAACTTCAATTCTCAAATAATTGAAAGCGAGAATTTTAAAAACAGCGAAGTTGCAGTAAGAGAGTTCAATGTGGACATCCATTCTCCCACATCTAAGAAGAGCGGGATCGAGATGTTCAGGGTGGTTAGTAGTAAAGATAATAATACGCTCCTCACCGCAGCAAGACCACAATCCATCCGTAAAATTGAGCAAACCAGAAAGGGTAAGTTGACTTCGAAGCTTGCTTTCTGTGGCCTTCTCTTTGCACTCTCTATCCGTAAGATCAAGCGAGCAGTCAATATCCTCGATAACAATGATGGCCTTTTCACTGGTCTGAGTAAGAAGGGCACGGAGCTCCTGGTTATGAGAGACCTTAGTGAGTTCAAGATCATAGATGtcatatttcatgtagtttgccaCGGCGGCAATTAAGCTGGACTTTCCCGTTCCGGGAGGGCCATGAAGAAGGTAACCGCGTTTCCAGGCGCGACCGATCTGTCTGTAGAAATCTTTTCCGGTCTTAAATCGATCAAGATCATTGATAATTGTTTTCTTTATGGATGGATCGAGTGCGAGCGTATGAAAAGTAGATGGGTGCTTGAAAGGCATGCTATTCCATCCTTGTCCACGAATGGCGCAAACTCCACTGTTGGTATATAATTTGAGTTCCCTTTTGCCCAGTTTATGCTCCGCCGCCTTTTCGGATACGTGGTTCAAATAGGCCTTGAGGAGGTTCTGGTCTAGTTTGTTAATTTTGAGAGTATAGGCCTGTCTTTCAACGGTTTCTTTGTCCACCATTTTCTGTATGGTGTGTTGGGTCCAGCACATTCTAACTCCGCGGAATGAGTCGTGGATGAGTTGTTCTGTATCGGGAGAGATGCCCAACTCTCTCGCATTTATGCCTCGATACGCCTTTAGATTCCGAGCTTCTGAGGCGCTTTCCAGAGTTTTCACGTACTCTTCCGCGTCCGTGTACAGCTCGTTCATCTTCCATCCGTGCTTTCCTTTGAATTCTGGGAGGCTCACGCAGCAACATATATTTACGCTGTCAAAAATGCGCATCACCCATTGTCTCACGATTTGGCGTACCTGTGGGGGAAGATAGCTCTGTACGAATGTCAGAATCCCGAGTATGGATAAGATCTTTCCGATTAAGGCTTCCAATTCCATATTTATCTGGAAGTTAAGTGCTCGCTCACAGTTTTGGTTAGATGACAATAGTTCTTCATGTTTTATAGAGACTCAAAGCGCCGTCTCGCTATCAAAACGACAATTTTACCGTACACATCGTTAAAACTTTTAATTACACCACGCTCAACAAATTACGCACGCTCGAGGTCGGGAATTACAATCTTCACAACTTATAataaattgttattattattatgctTACGAGTTTCAAAATCTTGAGTATGGTCAGTCTTGAGTATTGTAGTTATAGTTCTTTGCAAGAACTATCTTCTACCTTATGACTCTTACCAAGCGAGAACGGAGAGCACTCCTTTTAGGATCTAATATTTCACTCTTTGAAAGAATCAATTATGATGAAGAGTCGACGATTTTTAGGAACATTTATTACACTTGATAGAAGTAATGAATTTTTAAGGTTGAAAAATGTTTAGATGTAAGTGAATTCTTATCTAGATGGgattgcatttttcttttttatAAACGAGATGATTATCTTTATAATTAATTGATTTGTGTTTATTATTATATCTATTATGTGAACTTAAAATCAAGGGAAGTTGTTAGATATGCACGAAAAGATCTTAGTTCAAGAAGatttgtaataatatattataattaactaTATGTAGAACTAGCAAATATATTGATCATACCTTAACCATCACCTTCACAATGTATCATGAATTATACTTGAATACTTAAAGACATCTCCACATTCACATCTACTTCAGATTTTCACATGAAACATGTATTCCGAGAATCATCTTTCTAATATGCACATTACAAATGTAAACTCCTTCAAACTGATATACAAATCGTATCTAGTGACTCTCTTAAATAGATTTGGACAAGCAAACGAGGCATTGAAATTTGGTGGCAAATACTTGATTAAACGGTCGAAATACCAGAGCGCATATTAATCTAGATAACTAAGAATGGAGGATAAACACTCAAATTATATTCTACGTAGTCTCTGCCGTTATTTgtatttcttctctttctccttcacaTTGTGTAGATCAAGATGTAAGCAGAGCATTCCTTACTCTTTTCTTTCCATCCAGCGCAAAAATCAAATCACGTGAAGCTTCATCTGGGTCGTCCATTTTATTCATCAGAACTTCTATAAAATCTGCAGGAGTCATCTCAGCCCCGCATGCCATTTTCTCTTCCATGACGGAAAAGAGTGGGTGATCTTTAATCTCCAAATAATTAAAAGCAAGAGATTTAAATGCAGGAAAAGTGCAGAAAGAGAGTAGAATGTGCGTGTCCATCCTCCCACACCTGAGTATGGCTGGATCAAGCATATCCTTGTGATTGGTCGTAAATAAAATAATACGCTCCTCTCCGCAGCAGAACCACAAGCCATCTGTGAAATTGAGAAAACCAGACAGAGTAACTTTGTTgctgctcttctcctcttcattgtCGTTAGAAAGCCTCGAAACCCTGTCAGTTAGACACAACAAGCAATCGATGTCTTGAATAATAATCAAAGATTTTTCCTTTGTTTGCGTGAGAAGTGCATGGAGCTCCGCATTGTTCTTCGCCCGAATGAGCTCGAGGTCGTACAAATCGTTCCTGGCAGGCACGAAGCTTGATTTACCCGTTCCAGGCGGGTCGTGAAGAAGGTAGGCTCGCTTCCACGAATGCCCAATCCGGCTGTAAAATTCCTTTCCTCTCTTAAAGTTGTCAAGATCCATCATAATATTGCGTTTGAGAGGAGGATCGAGAGCGATTGTGTCCATTGTGGAAGAATGCTTGAACGGAATGCCGGTCCATCCATACCCGTAGATAGCATCACCTGTATTGTTCTAGAGCGTGATTTCTTTAATGTCTCTAGTAAAATCCTTTGCCCGTCTTGTAATGTGATTGATGTAAGCGGAGAGGAAGGCTTTGTCTGCCTTTGGCATTTTGGCTGTGAAGCTCCGCCTCTCTTTGTTGATTTGGACGTAGTCTCCGTTGTATGCTTCCACTGTAGTGTTGTTTGGATGTGAAGCCTGTTAAATTTTCTACATTGTAGAATACAGATCTAGttagaaaagagaaaacaaaacttgcaagAGAAAACAGAACAAAAAAACAGAAAAACAGAAAAGCTGAGAATGAAACTCTATTTTTTggaagttttgtttcttacttcctAACTAGATCTGTATTATACAATttagaaaatttaacatggtatcagagtctaaGAGCTAGGAGGAAGGACAAATTATTTGCAAGCATATTTCCGAAGAATGGAAGCTGTCGTAACCCTTTGTTTCTAGAGCATgctcatttctttctttgttcatGCTCTTGGTTGCATGGGCCTTGCCTTTATCATCTCCTTTGTGATACACTATTTCAGTGGACATGTTTTGTTTCTCCTTTTTTATATTATCAGGGAGACTTTATACTATTAGTGCTAATGCTTCTTggttttgtttcaagtttgatcAGTTCACCGTTGGCACCTATATTTTCGACTAGTAGCTttttcttgcatggttgagtagtgtcgttGGGGTCACTCGTGCAGATTCATGTGCCACATGCATCTTCGAATGTCTAATGTTTTTTCTTTGTTTCCCATCTGGTTattgttcgagtagtgtcattgagggcactcatgcagattcttGATCTTGGTCATCATCTTGGCTTGTGAAGAGCTTCTTCATTCAGCACTCTCGTGGTCCTCCTTCGATACTTGTTCACACTTTTCTTGTATCTCAAAAGATATTCTTCTACACTTCATATAGTTGCATCTCTTGTAATTTTGAGGGGGGATTTATTCCCACCatgttttccctctttcctcttttctttcattaggtttatctctccttagttagacttaagggtgGGTGTTAGTGCATGCAACGGTTTGGTGCCCGTGATTTACGGAAAACTTGTGTTCCACTGTAACCGACACTCATGCATTGCTATATTTGTGTCAGCTAACCAAGGAGTGCATTGTTAAACTCTACTCGTAATTCTATTTTAACTCTTTATGCATATCCTCTAGTTTATGATTCCACCGTAATTTCAGTTATATTGTGTTGTATTTGCATTATTGATTAATAGAGATTACTCCCTGCATTTCTAGTGGACGTAGCCACTTTATGGTGAACCATGTTAAACCTTGTGTTATGTGTTTATGCCTCTTTTAGTTTCATTCCATTATGTTTTCTTTGCTCATttataactaacaattggtatcagagctatggtgaAATGTTAACCAGAGATGGGTGCAGTTAGTTTTTGTTCGATCCTAGAGTtgggtgcttttatgttatcaACAAATAGGCTAAAGTCTCAGATGATGAGGCCGAATCAGATGATGAATCCGAATCAATCATCAAAAACTTTATTGGTTGTCTAGACTCGatagagagtgatgtccaagtggacgttgaaacccaaaatcatgttcattggtgggatggctggaaaaaggATTTGATTTcggctgaagaagaagagggtttgaagTATTTGTTGTTTGAAGAATAAGAGACTAATGTGTTTGCCTTCCAGGATGAGAAGGATGCCTCCTAGGGTGAGGAGGATGTAGTCTCGAATTTGGCGAATGAAGATGACCCTGAAGAAGGTGAGGCTAATAGCTCAAAAGATTACTTGTATGAACAAATTTAGAGACTACAAGAGGAATTTTTTTTTCTCACAGAGCGAATATACATtatggaagatgaaatggaagatttGCAAGAGAAATTTATGAAAGAGTGGGAGTTTTATGTAGAAAAAAAAATGAAGAGCTGAAAAAGGAATTGGCCGCCCTCAATACAATTTTTACCACATTAGAAAATATTTCAGGTTCTGTGGAAGTAGAAATGCATAGAGAGGACAAGGACACCATGTGCTGAGTTCAAATTTTGGAAGTCGAAGAGGTGAATGACTGGCTGGATAAGCGGACCCTGTTTGAAACACTTGATCACGAGTGGCTGGAAAAAGTAATATAGAGTCAGCCAGTGATGAAAAATATAGAGGCTAAAAAATTCAAGAATGCCCCCCCCTATAGTGGAATCAGTCTACCTATGTGTGCAGTTGCAGTTTTTAAGGAAGGCGACGGGGCAGAGAGGTTTCCAACCTTGCCAGTATTTGACACTACTGGACATTATAATGAATTTATGAGTAATGATGTGGGCCTTTTTGCATCCGGGGAATACGATGCAGATTGTTACGATAGAGATGGAGTTATCAAATGGGCTGTGGGCACACTTGCTAACTCGGTTGTTGATGATATTGAGCACAAGCCTCTAGATAGATTTTCTTGTCATGGATGTGGTAATTGTCAATGGGAGCATGAATATAGGTCGGGAAATCAAGTGTTGTCTACAGAATGAACTTGCTATGTCCATTGCCAACATAGTAACCTTCTTCAGGAAATGTTGAGGTCTGAAAGCTCTATATCCACGTCGGATACCCTGCTGGAGGAGTGCAGGGCATGGAGTGTTGGGTTGCCCGTGGTTGAAAACAAAGTTTTGGGACATGGGGCCATTAAAAATTTCAATAGCATCGAGAAGCTCACCTCCCTCATTCAAACACTCGTCCTCCCTTTTGCCATCCATTACTAGTAACTTGCAGACGTTGCAAGGAATCCCATTCGCCAATACTTTTGAAGTCATGTAGATAGTGTGGACAAGAATGACTTAAGGCCTCTTACAGTAGCAGATCATGCTGCTGAAAAAGACATGCATTTTATTTTTTCTAAACACTTCTCAACACATGCAATATATAGGGAGGAGAATGGATGGACATGCAATGGAGACAATGCAAAATATATTTGGGTTTTAGATCTTATTGATGGCTCAAAAAGCTTTATCAGAGGGAAGCCTTTATTTGGGACACTTATAGCTCTTGTTCACAAAGGAATTTCGATTCTTGGAATTATTGATCAGCCTGTTTTACATGAAAGAGGAATTGGGAAGTGCTTACTCGAGCTAGCTATTTTGGATGAATTATCAGTATGCCACAACAACTAGCGTAGAGTGGAATCTAATAGTCAATGCTGGTAATGCCTTGAGGATAGTTGAAGAGGAAGGAATGAGTGGTTTTCTTTATTGTAAGTTTGGACCTGTAGAACATGGTATTCCACTTTGTGGATTGATGTACAAGTTTATGCCTAAAAGAGTAGGAGGTCAGGATATTTTTAGCTCCTATTTGAGATGGAGAAGGCTTATCCGTAGTGTCTGTGAGAAAAATTGAAGTCTTTGATGTGCTTGACTGCAGTGTGAAGAATTGGAAATGTAGGGAATGTTGAGAGCATGGTTGTGCCAATTGAGCTTCAAGTGGGAGCTTGTTGGGATGTGAAGTCCAACAGTCACAACCATTCATCTTTTGGAGACTCTTCACTTGAAGGCTCTATATGATTATAAATACTGAGTATAGTCCATGCTTGATGTTGTGTTGTATTTGCATTATTGATTAATAGAGATTACTCCCCGCGTTTCTAGTGAATGTAGCCACTTACTGCTGAACCACATTAAAACTTGTGTGATGTGTTTATATCTGTTTTAGTTTCATTGCATTATGTTTTCTTTCTTGTTTATAACTAACAAGTGTGACTCCTTGGAAGAAATCCTCCACTTCCTCGTCATTGGCTGGGGAGAAGCACACATTGCAAGAGTTCTTGGCGAGAAATACAATCTGCCTTGGAGCAATGTCGTGTAGAATTTCCAGATACTGTTGCACACTCTCATAAAGATCATTGTTGCTCACACCAGAATTGTCTTTGACTTGTAGAACATCCAGCTGATAGAGAGGAGGGTTGAAATAATCATGTACAGACAAATACCATTGCATTAAGATTCCATGCAACTGGGAAGGGAGATAATTTTAGAGCATAGTAAAGAGCCCAATAAAAGACCATATTTTTGCAATTAAGGCATTCATCGCTTCGTGGTAATGTGTAATTAGGTGCTCTGGCAGATATGCAGATTGACTGGTGTGAAAGACATTTTGGGCATTTGAATGAGGTATAAATGTCTAGGCTTGCTGCAGATGATTCTTTCAATTTGACCTTACATGTATGGTCCccactaaataaataaaattttttgAGGCTTCTACCGGCCCTTTAAATTTGATCCGGTTGTGTCACAAGTATGCTAGGTTTAAACGAATTGGTAAAAAGTTTGTAGATTCAACACCAAACTAATCAAAACTATTTGTTGTTTCATGGAAAAAGATAGTACAAAGGGTAAAGTATTAATGGACTATCCTCTTCGCATGTAAGTGAAGCCTATCAAGTGATAATGATATGATGCCCTGAAGTAAGGATGAAGAATGGTTAGTGCATTTAGATGTTTTCTAATGGTTAATTggagtattatttttattatgattttAGCATTGAAAATTTTAATGAGTTATGTGTAGAAGGTGTTCTCATGTTTggattcttcttttattttcttttgttcaaTGTTCTTTTGAATTTTATCGAACATCAAATTAATTGATTCTTAGACAATTAATGCAAAAAAGTATAGAATGTGATAGGAAAATGAAAGCAAAGTGATATTAGCATGCTTATTtacttttaaaaatttataatgtTTGTTTTATTTGGAATTttgttgaatcttaattcaatgTCTTGTGATGGAAGTGAGGGCTTCTTAATTCATGTTTTGCATTCTTCTTGAAAGTCGTAAGATTGCAACTAAGACTATTTTGTATACAAAAAATCtattttattctttttcttcttatttctctttcttgaaaaaatttctatgttttaaaataaaaaattattgaactATTACACACATGGatgatgtttttgataaagatggACGGGTTGTACATagacccaaaaccaaaagttttacaaaagatGGCCATTAGCCAAACAGACGGAGACCAACAACCAAACAGGAAAGCACCCCagaacaaaaacaaaagaaaaagagacACAGATAACAAAATAAAGGCACAAAAATAAGAAATTGCACTAGCTCCTTGTTATTCTCGATGGTAATCTTATCGATTTCCTCCAGTtcttccataatgaatctggaggtgccCTTATTGGTGCTCCTGATTCTAGTCCTAGAACTAGGGCCTATGGTTTTGTTGCCTCCAACAACaatgtcttcacctccaagatctttctcagCTTCAACCTGAATGGATCTATACTTGACAACCATGAAATTGATCATTTTGAGCCCCTCCATACTATTGTTCATGGCCTCCTTTCTTATGTAgaccaggttcttgaggtttttctttatctccgcCATAGAatgttccaccttttcaattctttgttcatggttgcatttcataaTCTTGACATCTTGGGAGAGGTTCTAGGTTATAATCATGAGCTTCTCAGATTTGTCGGGCTCTGGTAAAGTTGTGAAcatatcaattatctccttaacCCGTACTTTTagggtatcaatttctctctccacccacttccaacagcTCTCCTGGCATCTGGTCGCTTCAATCACTAGGTTCATCAATGTACCATTCCTCTGTAACCAAATGTTCACTTCTTTAGGCATGGTCCCCTGCTTTTCCTTGAGGACGttaataggaatgtctagtttaatTTCCTAGTTGAAGTCTTTAGACCATAGTCCTTAGCTGCAAGCTTCTTGTTTTTAGAAAGTGGCTTAGCCTTAGAAATCAACTTGTTGGTAGATTTATATTTGGTGGTTTCCCATCTGGGGGGATTCTTACTGCTAAATGTACTAggagtgactatcatctcaccttcttccactggcttataatcagggtcatcaaaaggaatggcacccccactatcctACAAATCTATTTCCGAGTCACAGACTTCCTGAATATTAGTATGTTAGCCTTTCTTAGAGAGAGAGAGCACAACTTCAAGGGTCTTggcatactccatgatgagcacaataagcaAATCATGGAGAATGGGATTATTTGGATTCTCCATATGTTATTCAAGACTATTCTCTAAAGAGGAGGCCATATAGAAAGGAGtagaaatgattttaccatgcctaaaatggtaggaaaagatactggcatatctTCCATCGAGCGAAATATACCTCATTATGAACTCAACCATGTTTGCCCAGGGAGTCATAAGATCTTTcctgttgtagccaccatcagccatTTTGTTAACTCTTCAGTGCTTCTTGTCTTTATCGAAACAATTTGCCATGTCTTCCTCTCCTATTTTCCTATCTATATAGAACCTTCTGCCATTCATCACCATACCAGTAACCATTTCCACTAGGGTTTCGTCCAGCTGGTAATCAACACCATAAGGCCTAaaaacccctttcttccacccattgacaaaaGTTTCCATGAGTggaggagaagggccatggagtctttccaagaaggggacCATTCCCCCATCAACGATTTCCTGCCACAcctccttgtttttcttccatttctcaaaTGTAGGCGGTTCTTTCCTATTCTTGTCCCAAAACATAATGATTCAGGTCGCCAAATAGTAGGAAATGGGCTGCACCAAAGAAGTCTCCAAACAAtagcaggaaatgggccacaccagaaaagTCTCTGACCAGTAGCAGGAAATGGGCAATACAATTAGATAGAAAATCCAGGCACAAGGGAAGTTTATATATCTTCGGATAGGGAAAACAAAAATTAGTCATTTCCGCAGCAACTCAATGAAATCATGATTAAAATTCATTGATTACCGCAAGTCGGTGAAATCATCACAAGCCAGATCACACAAGTTTTTTGAGAAAGAATCCATATTGCTCCACCATTTGGCCGCCACGTAGCCCACTGCCATATTGGCCAGTAGATCCACACTTTGTCACCTTCTCAAAAGACGTGCAAAATTTTAAATTCATCCAACTCATTTATTATATCCCGACAATCCTTGATCAGATTAACAATCATCCAGCTAGGACTTGTGCGCCCATTTAGACAATTGAAAGTGTATAGTGAGTCAGACTCCAACCAAACCTTTCTAAAACCTTCTCTTTTAGCCACATGTAACCCAATGTGGGAAGCGCTGGCCTTTGCAAAGTGGTTGGATTCGGTGCCTAGAGGGAGCACCACTGTAGAAACCAATAGACCCATATGAGTGTTAATAATTAGTCTATAAGATTTATGAAGAGATAAGTCATACACTTGGTTTAATATGACACAAcacttaaaatataaaaaaaattatacttgTTATGTGTTTCTTTGAACACTTTTGAAGGTTCATGTCATTGTCATATCAAGTCGTAAGGTGAAATTTGTCATTGATTATTTAAGGAAAGTTAAAAGATTTTCATGAATTTACTTCTTTTTATTGAGAAATTAAGGTTAAGCTAATTAAGGGTTCTATTTTATTAGGGTTTGAAGTTAGGGTTGTAGTTTATTTAGGGTGAAATCAAAGTTTAATGATTATTATAGTTAGGGTTGAGGTTCAATTtgggttaaggttatggttagtgATAGGGTTTTGATTATATAAAGTTATCAACATTATTTACTCACCTATTCATGTTGTGGGTTCTAATTATATAGATTTTTTCACGGTTACAACAATGCTTAAAAATAGGATCAGTGTTATAATTCAGGCTAGGGTTTGATTAGAATTAGTGTTCAAATATGGTTACTATTATGCTTAAAGTTACAATATAATTAATATTAGGACTAAGGCTTGATTAAGGTTAATGTTTACCTAGGGTAATGGTTTAATCAAGGTTAGGGATCAATTAAGGGTAGGATTCAATTAAGGATAGGTTTAGggtaaattttttataataaagatTACCTAGGTTAGTGTTAGGATTGAGATTTAAATATTCTTAGGGTCAAAGTTcaggttaggattcaattaggattaggattatggtcaAATTATGATTAAGACTAcaaatagggttaggattaggattaacatTCAATTTTGTGTTTAAAGTAATTAAGGTTAATATTTTATTAGCAttcaattttaggattagaatttcACTAGGGTTAGGATTAAATCAATATTCAATGagtattagggttaaggtttaataatggttaggtttagggataGGTTTACAATTGTATGATAACACTATTCCTAATCCCAATCCATACCTTACCCTAACCTTGAATTTATCTCAAACCCAAACCCAAATCCTAATAAAAAACTAACACTAATTTTAtctttaacactaaccctaacccttaccctaaccataaCTCTATTTTTAACCTAACCAAGTAACTCTGCCCCTAAATAAAATTATATCCCTAATTATAATATTAACTCTAAACACAACCCAAGCCCTTGTTAGCAActatcaagaaggaagactgagaggggggtgggtcaatcattctaatcattcttcagaagatcaaagaaaattaaactttgaaacataaattgataaactacaataatgaattagataagaaaatcagaaacaaaacacacaaaaccaagattttgacgtgaaaaaccatggttggaacctatctacagtcagatgatactttgtagtagccTGTGAAAATATTATAGTGGGGAATGCACATATatttaggaacactgcctagaaATCACTgttcaaaagatatatgcccagaaaGCTACAACCCtgagagaagtctcactaacttacaatatgat contains:
- the LOC131035717 gene encoding AAA-ATPase At4g25835-like, whose amino-acid sequence is MELEALIGKILSILGILTFVQSYLPPQVRQIVRQWVMRIFDSVNICCCVSLPEFKGKHGWKMNELYTDAEEYVKTLESASEARNLKAYRGINARELGISPDTEQLIHDSFRGVRMCWTQHTIQKMVDKETVERQAYTLKINKLDQNLLKAYLNHVSEKAAEHKLGKRELKLYTNSGVCAIRGQGWNSMPFKHPSTFHTLALDPSIKKTIINDLDRFKTGKDFYRQIGRAWKRGYLLHGPPGTGKSSLIAAVANYMKYDIYDLELTKVSHNQELRALLTQTSEKAIIVIEDIDCSLDLTDRECKEKATESKLRSQLTLSGLLNFTDGLWSCCGEERIIIFTTNHPEHLDPALLRCGRMDVHIELSYCNFAVFKILAFNYLRIEVHELYPLVEEKIASGAEMTPAEIIEILMSKVDTPDEAMTNVVSALDAKIKKKQDHRQSQSSQTEKEEKCITKAEINPENDAVEDF
- the LOC131875923 gene encoding AAA-ATPase At3g28610-like, which gives rise to MDTIALDPPLKRNIMMDLDNFKRGKEFYSRIGHSWKRAYLLHDPPGTGKSSFVPARNDLYDLELIRAKNNAELHALLTQTKEKSLIIIQDIDCLLCLTDRVSRLSNDNEEEKSSNKVTLSGFLNFTDGLWFCCGEERIILFTTNHKDMLDPAILRCGRMDTHILLSFCTFPAFKSLAFNYLEIKDHPLFSVMEEKMACGAEMTPADFIEVLMNKMDDPDEASRDLIFALDGKKRVRNALLTS